A single Pseudomonas sp. HN11 DNA region contains:
- the tusC gene encoding sulfurtransferase complex subunit TusC, whose amino-acid sequence MSESLLVISRQAPWSGPSAREALDIVLAGGAFDLPIGLLFMDDGVFQLAAHQNAKAVQQKDLSANLQALGLFGIDDVFVCRHSMAVRGLTPPTEAQPLSNEAISQLIDRYDQVITL is encoded by the coding sequence ATGTCTGAATCCTTATTGGTGATCAGCCGCCAGGCTCCATGGTCAGGGCCGAGCGCACGGGAAGCGCTGGACATCGTGCTGGCCGGTGGCGCGTTCGATCTGCCCATCGGCTTGCTGTTCATGGATGACGGCGTGTTCCAGCTCGCTGCGCACCAGAACGCCAAGGCCGTGCAACAAAAGGACCTCAGTGCCAACCTGCAGGCACTGGGGCTGTTCGGCATCGACGATGTATTTGTCTGCCGTCACAGCATGGCCGTGCGTGGCTTGACGCCGCCCACCGAGGCGCAACCGTTGAGCAACGAAGCTATTTCCCAATTGATTGACCGTTACGACCAGGTGATTACCCTCTGA